AAATGGATAGTCAGTTGTTGGACGTTCGTCAGCTGGAACACCTGGAATCAATGGAATCCACTTCGCTACTTTTTGGTAAACGTAAGTGATTGATGTTTCGCCTTCAACTACAGAACCATTTTCTGTACCGATAGTCTTAGATGGAACAAGCACATATTTCGTACCGTCAGCTGTTACAATCTCATTTGGCTTGTTATCAGTTGTATCGTAGCTTGTACCTACTGGAGAAATTGGCGTATCTGTAATTGGATCTTTAAGAACGTTACCTTCTGTATCTACATAGTTTACAACTACTGAACCTGTCTTAGCTGTTTCAACTGGTACATAAGGAATGAGTGTATCAATACCTGGGTTACCTGGTGTTGGTGGGATGTAACCTTTCGTTGGATCCTCTGGATCAACTGGTTGAAGCGGCTGGTTCGTATTTGGATCCACTGGTGTGAAGCCTGGTACATGTGGTACAACTGGCTGCTCAGTTTCTGGGTTTGTAGGGATTGCTGGAATCTCTGCATCCGGATTAGTTGGATCAAATGGATAGTCAGTTGTTGGACGTTCGTCAGCTGGAACACCTGGAATCAATGGAATCCACTTCGCTACTTTTTGGTAAACGTAAGTGATTGATGTTTCGCCTTCAACTACAGAACCATTTTCTGTACCGATAGTCTTAGATGGAACAAGTACATATTTCGTACCGTCTGCTGTAACAATCTCATTTGGCTTGTTATCAGTTGTATCGTAGCTTGTACCTACTGGAGAAATTGGCGTATCTGTAATTGGATCTTTAAGAACGTTACCTTCTGTATCTACATAGTTTACGATAACTGAACCTGTCTTAGCTTGTTCAGACGCTGATGTGCTTGCTGATTCAGACGCTGATTCTGAAAGTGACTCAGACTGGCTTGCTGAGACAGATGCTGACTCAGACGCTGATTCTGAAAGTGATTCAGACTGGCTTGCTGAGACAGATGCTGACTCAGACGCTGATTCTGAAAGTGATTCAGACTGGCTTGCTGAGACAGATGCTGACTCAGACGCTGATTCTGAAAGTGATTCAGACTGGCTTGCTGAGACAGATGCTGACTCAGACGCTGATTCTGAAAGTGATTCAGACTGGCTTGCTGAGACAGATGCTGACTCAGACGCTGATTCTGAAAGTGACTCAGACTGGCTTGCTGAGACAGATGCTGACTCAGACGCTGATTCTGAAAGTGATTCAGACTGGCTTGCTGAGACAGATGCTGACTCAGACGCTGATTCTGAAAGTGACTCAGACTGGCTTGCTGAGACAGATGCTGACTCAGACGCTGATACTGATGCACTTGTTGACTCAGACGCTGATACTGATGCGCTTGTTGACTCAGATGCTGATACTGACGCTGATGTTGACTCAGACGCTGATACTGATGCGCTTGTTGACTCAGATGCTGATACTGATGCACTTGTTGACTCAGACGCTGATACTGATGCACTTGTTGACTCAGACGCTGATACTGACGCTGATGTTGACTCAGACGCTGATACTGATGCACTTGTTGACTCAGACGCTGATACTGACGCTGATGTTGACTCAGACGCTGATACTGATGCACTTGTTGACTCAGACGCTGATACTGATGCACTTGTTGACTCAGACGCTGATACTGATGCACTTGTTGACTCAGATGCTGATACTGATGCACTTGTTGACTCAGACGCTGATACTGATGCACTTGTTGACTCAGACGCTGATACTGATGCACTTGTTGATTCAGACGCTGATACTGATGCGCTTGTTGACTCGGATGCTGATACTGACGCTGATGTTGACTCAGACGCTGATACTGACGCTGATGTTGACTCAGACGCTGATACTGATGCACTTGTTGACTCAGACGCTGATACTGATGCACTTGTTGACTCAGACGCTGATACTGATGCACTTGTTGACTCAGATGCTGATGCTGATTCAGATGCTGACTCAGATGCTGATGCTGACTCAGATGCTGATGCTGACTCAGATGCTGATGCTGATTCAGACGCTGATGCTGACTCAGATGCTGATGCTGACTCAGATGCTGATGCTGATTCAGACGCTGATGCTGACTCAGATGCTGATGCTGACTCAGACGCTGATGCTGACTCAGACGCTGATGCTGACTCAGATGCTGATGCTGACTCAGACGCTGATGCTGACTCAGATGCTGATGCTGACTCAGATGCTGATGCTGACTCAGATGCTGATGCTGACTCAGATGCTGATGCTGACTCAGATGCTGATGCTGACTCAGACGCTGATGCTGACTCAGATGCTGATGCTGATTCAGACGCTGATGCTGACTCAGATGCTGATGCTGACTCAGATGCTGATGCTGACTCAGACGCTGATGCTGACTCAGATGCTGATGCTGACTCAGATGCCGAAGCTACTTCTGACTCAGATGCTGATGCTGACTCAGATGCTGACGCTACTTCAGATTCCGATGCTGATGCTGACTCTGATTCTGATTCCACTACAGATTCAGATGCTGATGTTGATTCAGAACCTGACTCTGACAATGAAGTGTACTCGTCTTCATTTTTCTTATAGATGTGAGTGGTTTCAGTCATCTCAACGCCTGCATAAGAGAAACTATATGGTAGCCAGATACCGAGCATATCCAGACCTGAAACTTTCTCACCTGTAGCAGGGTCAATCGTTTCACCTGGATCTGTTACGTTATCCGGATTGAAGTCACGACCAAAGAAAAGTCGTAATTGTCTATATTGACCAGTAGTTGGGACACCAATTTGGAAACGAGAAAGGAAAACAAAGTCTGGATTCTCTTTAAGTTTTAATTTAAACCATTCATTACCAACTTCTTTTCCATCAATCACTCGAACACCTTGCAAAGTACTCAAATCAAGTTCTGCAGGATCTGTGATTGGAGCTGACTCGACTTGTTTTGTAGAATCATTTGGATCTGTTGTCAACTTAGTTACTGTATAAGTATCCAAGAATGACGCTGGCAACATGTTGTTGGTATTGGTTTGACCTTTTGCAAGAACAGATGATTCAAATACCTTGATAAAACCTTCAGTTGTAGTCGAGCGGAAATCATGTGTACCCGTGTAGTTTGGATCCGCTACGTAGATTGCTTCCGTATAGCTGTGAGTACCTGGAATTGGTGTAGCAATAGTCTTGTAAGAAATGTACTTACCTACTTTACCTTCACTAGTAGTTGGATAACCTTGGCGTACACGGAGAACATACGGAATGCCAGACTGAGGTGTTACATCTACTGATGTTTTTTCAGAACGAACATAGTCGAATCCTGGGAAGTCACGGACATCTGACGGAATGTTTGTTAATCCTGGAATAGTTGCGATAGTATAAGTTCCTAATACTTCTCCGGCTTCAGTTTTATAAGTAGTTGTATTAGCTACAACTCCTGGAACCTGTACGTTTGGTTGAAGGGTATTTTCATCATAGAGAACTTTCAAGGTACCTGTTGAATCAGCTGATGCCGTTGTTGCGTCATACTCAGCAACAACTGGACGACCACCTGCAGAATCTTGGAAGGTTGTAAACTCTACTACATCACCAGGGGCAACTGTCTTGGTTTCTAGGATGTTATTTGACTTATCAACCAACTCAAGTAATACTGTTCCTGAAAGATCCTCTGCTACAGAAGCACGGATGTAGGCACCGTTAGATGATGACAAGCCGTAACCGTTACCTGAACCAACTGTACCGTCATACCAAGCTGAGAATGGGTAGTACTTGAAGGTCAAGTAGCCAGCAGTTGTTGACGCAACCATTGTTCCTTGAGTTGATGATTGAGCCTCTGCCTTGTGAGGATCAGTCATATCAGGGTTTGGCTCGATAAGCGCAACACCACCTGGGTTAAAGGTACCACTACCATCGTTTACTTTTGAAGCGTTGATATCCGCCAACATAGCTGTCAAGACGCCATCTTCATCACGTTTCAAGAGTTCTGCTGCCAAGGCTTCGTTGGCTGCTTTTACAGCTACGATTTGTGCTTCTACTTGCTCAACAGTTGCTGATGGATCTGCAAGGATTGCTTTTGCTGCTGTGATTTCAACCTGTGCTGCTGCAACTGCTGCTGCAAGGTTTGCATCTTCAACTTCTATCAACTCTTTTTGACCAAGGTCAACCAAGATTTCAGCTTCTGATGTTACCTGTTCCAATACTTGAGTTGGAGTTTCAGTTGTTGCAGTTTCTGAACTTGTAGTTGTTTCAGTTGCTGACGCTGTTTCTGAACTTGCTACTGCTGCAGCTTCTGATACTACTTCACTCAACAATACTGACTCAGATGTTGATACTGATTCTGAAGTTGATGTTGATTCTGAAGTTGATACTGATTCAGAGGTTGAAACAGACTCAGAAGTTGATAGAGATGCAGATGTTGTATCTGATTCTGTTGCTGAAGCTGATTCTGTTACAGATTCTGTTGTTGAAACAGACTCGCTTGCTGCTTCTGTTGTTGAAACAGACTCACTAGCTGACTCAGAACTTGTACCTGACAAGGTTACTGTATCAGCACTTGCCAATGTAGATGTTGTTGCAACTTCCGATGCGTACACTAGTTCTGGTTGAACTTGATCTAGAACGACTGAAGTTCCTAACAAAGCTCCTGCTGCAGCGAAACCGCGAGCCACACCTACTTTAGATGAAACCATTGAGCCATCTACTTTTACAGTCTCAGCTGCAGAACCACCTGCTACTCGGAACAAACCGATGCTGGACATGACCGTGCGAACCCAATGCTTACCTGATTTGTGCATCTTGACACGGCTATTTCGTGAAACTTCTGTAAAGTTTTTATTTACTTTTTTATTCACTTATGTTCTCCCTATTATTTTAATATAGACCCCCGGACCCCAAGTCCTAAAAAATCTATAGTTATCTTACCGTCATTTCTTGAAAATGTCAAGTAATATGCACACTTTTTTTGAAATTTCCATAAATACTTTACAGTATTAATATACTGTATTTTTACAATGTTTGTTTTGTAATTGTTTTCATGTATATTTTTCCATTTTCGCTGTATTTTTACTAACTTTTCATTTTTCTTCATTATAATAATGTCTTTTAGATTTTAATTCCTTTACAATACAAAAAATGCCCGAGTACTGTCTCGGACATCTTTTATTTTAGTCAATTTTTTCCGCTCAACTTCATTCACTTTGACAAAGCGCATTAAAGACAGCGTCTACCAACAGTTTTTTTGTAAAATAACCCTGACGTAACAGCGGATTAAAGGACCTCACTCTAGTAACAAATTCCTGATAGTCAGCTGGTGTCATGGTTTGAATTTTTTCAACCGCTTCATCCAAGCTATCCACAACCAAACCAAGACCATTTGCCTCAATAATTTCCTGATTGGCGATTCCCCTTTGGACAATCACAGGGATTCCTGCAGCGAGAAAGGTTCCTAGTTTATATGGGCAATAGAGTTCTTGGTAACCCTTGTCATGATCGTCCATCCAGACCAAACCAAATCCTCCTCTTGACATTTCCAGCAGTAGTTGTTCATCTGGTCGATATGGAACTCTAGTTACTTGTTCAGGGTATTCTCCTTCCTCATTGGAGTAGACAGTTAGTTTGATGGAATAGTTCCATTGTTTGATAAATCCAAATCGCGCTGGCGAACCTGGAAAATGAATCAAGGGTTGAAATGTCGCTGGCAATTGAGGGGTTTTGGTCGGATGATCCCACATTCCTTGAACCAATGTTTTTTTCACGGTGAGACCTTCTTTACGGAGAAGGTCAATCATTCGTTGACTAGGGGCGATAAGGACATCCGCCATGTTGTAATAGGAAATAATTCGCTTCATCAGATAATAGTTACTTTCAAACATGAGAGGGACTACATCATGAATAAAAATAACAAGCTTAATTTGATAAACCTTTAGTTTTGCCATCAATCGTTCATCAAATTCTGTCGAATTCCAGGTGGGTGTTTGAAAAATAACCACATCTCCATGACTCAAGCCTGCAACAATTCCATCTAGTCTTTTACTTAACTCTGATGGGCTATCAGTTGCCATATTGTAAGAGTAAATTCCCATTTCCCGATATCCCAGCTCAATGGCAAGATCTGTCACCATATTTTGTCCGATTTGGGCAGTAGATGATGCCGCATGTCCATTTAAATTTGTTATATATACCCTCACTCAGTACCTCTTTCTCTAGATCATTTGGAAGATTATTTACTTTTTCTTCCTATTTGTTATTTCTTTCCATTTCCTATAACTAGTATAGGCGTCCTGGAATGGAAGACTTAGATTGTCCGCGCTAGACTGACTTCACTATTGATTTTAAAGACGTACTTATGCCCCTGCGTCAAACTATGATAGAAGCCATCTCCCTCATAGATTTGGAAAATCTGCATGGTCTTGCGACTTTCCTCATCCTTGTAAACATGTTGGACATAAGGATTGTCCGCAAAAACCTTCTCCAAGAGTTCTTGACTAGCCGGACGAGCTTCCCCCTCGATTCGAATGACTTGAATCAAGTAGTCTTCTTCTGATAGGGCAGTTACTGCCACTCGCTCATCCCCCATCAATTGCTGATAGAAATGTGTTTCCGAACCAGTCATAAAGAAAATACCATCTTCATTGGCTGCTGTGATATGAATCGGACGTGCATGGGGCTTGCCAGCATTATCAACTGTCGCAAAAATTCCCAGCTTCATTCCTTCCAAAATCTCCATGACATCTTTGACTTCCATAAGTAGCCTCCTAGACTTACATTCTAACTAAATTATAGCAAATTCCATTAGGAAAGTTAAGGTAAACCTACAAAAAACTGCTGAATATTTTCCTAGCTCTTGGGACCTACAAAATCACTCTTTAACTGTACTCTCGTACCAAGGTAGACAAAGGTTCGATTGAGTACCTTTGGATCGGCCATTTTTATCCGAGACAGAAAATAATGATTCCGACCATCCTTGGCCACCTCCTTATTGAGACGAAAATAGGACTTACCAGAACTGGCCATTGTCAGCAGAATATCATCCGTCAAGAAGGTCAAAAGGAGTATCCAAGGCTGAATATTCCTAAATTGTCAAATTAAGCTAGACTTTTTCAAGTAACTCAGAAAAACTTGGTATGGTGTTTGATAATTCAAAGACTTCCGAAGAATTCTATTTCTCTTATCAGCTACAGTTGATAAAAACTCCTGAGAAATATCGGTAAAGTTCATCTGTTTCGTCTTAGTAAACTATTCGAGTGTTCATTGAGACCTTGTTGGCCAGGACAATCTGGATCGGCAAAGAAAATATCGATGTCATGTGCATTCGAAATAGACTCCCAATTGGAAAATTCTTTCCCACAATCAAAAGTAATCAACTTA
The sequence above is a segment of the Streptococcus suis genome. Coding sequences within it:
- a CDS encoding sugar transferase is translated as MRVYITNLNGHAASSTAQIGQNMVTDLAIELGYREMGIYSYNMATDSPSELSKRLDGIVAGLSHGDVVIFQTPTWNSTEFDERLMAKLKVYQIKLVIFIHDVVPLMFESNYYLMKRIISYYNMADVLIAPSQRMIDLLRKEGLTVKKTLVQGMWDHPTKTPQLPATFQPLIHFPGSPARFGFIKQWNYSIKLTVYSNEEGEYPEQVTRVPYRPDEQLLLEMSRGGFGLVWMDDHDKGYQELYCPYKLGTFLAAGIPVIVQRGIANQEIIEANGLGLVVDSLDEAVEKIQTMTPADYQEFVTRVRSFNPLLRQGYFTKKLLVDAVFNALCQSE
- a CDS encoding pyridoxamine 5'-phosphate oxidase family protein is translated as MEVKDVMEILEGMKLGIFATVDNAGKPHARPIHITAANEDGIFFMTGSETHFYQQLMGDERVAVTALSEEDYLIQVIRIEGEARPASQELLEKVFADNPYVQHVYKDEESRKTMQIFQIYEGDGFYHSLTQGHKYVFKINSEVSLARTI
- a CDS encoding DUF5960 family protein, with the translated sequence MTFLTDDILLTMASSGKSYFRLNKEVAKDGRNHYFLSRIKMADPKVLNRTFVYLGTRVQLKSDFVGPKS